One window of Lytechinus variegatus isolate NC3 chromosome 2, Lvar_3.0, whole genome shotgun sequence genomic DNA carries:
- the LOC121408401 gene encoding ATP-dependent RNA helicase DDX55-like, with amino-acid sequence MEGKWKELPVSLSCCVKTSLKKMKFDRMTPVQAATIPLFLKNKDVAAEAVTGSGKTLAFVIPIIEILQRREQPWKKKEVGAIIITPTRELATQINEVLEHFTSLLPSLKQLLLIGGSSPLADLEKLQEGANILIATPGRLEDLFERTTTGISLPAMVKSLEVLVLDEADRLLDMGFTKSINTILGYLPKQRRTGLFSATQTDEVEALIRAGLRNPVRIVVKEKNTSSTDVRRTPVTLTNYYVVSPSDEKFRLLVAFLRKYRDQKHMVFFSTCACVEYFTVALQALVRNTTILSLHGKMKQKRNSIFSQFRELTSGILVCTDVMARGVDIPEVHWVLQYDPPTSASAFVHRCGRTARIGNTGNALVFLRPSEDCYIEFLKINQKVHLEPYEKIDELEVVDVLPKLRKLATKDRALFEKGTRAFVSFIQSYAKHECSLIFRVKELDIAALARGFALLRLPRMPELKGKNFPDFEPTEVDYNSIPYKDKNREKQRKQKQKLIEEGVISPHSGKRQRRGKSVAWSKNKEQKEKKRERKQKKEAAKKRKQQFDENDLNELADDVRLLKKLKKGKISKEDFDTNFGVDGEDSSARQKESMADKT; translated from the exons ATGGAGGGGAAATGGAAGGAGCTCCCTGTTTCACTCAGTTGCTGCGTGAAGAcaagtttgaagaaaatgaaatttgacagaatGACTCCTGTTCAG GCAGCAACAATTCCACTTTTTCTGAAGAACAAGGATGTGGCTGCAGAAGCA GTGACAGGCAGCGGAAAGACACTAGCCTTTGTGATACCAATCATAGAAATACTACAAAGGAGAGAACAGCCATGGAAGAAGAAAGAG gTTGGTGCCATTATCATCACACCAACACGAGAATTGGCGACACAGATCAATGAGGTGTTGGAACATTTCACTAGTCTCCTTCCCAGTCTAAAACAACTTCTTCTGATAGGGGGCAGCAGTCCTCTTGCCGACCTGGAGAAACTACAAGAAGG AGCCAACATTCTGATCGCCACACCAGGTCGTCTTGAAGATCTGTTTGAGAGAACCACTACAGGGATCAGTCTACCAGCAATGGTCAAGTCTCTGGAGGTCCTGGTGTTGGATGAGGCTGACCGATTACTGGACATGGGATTCACAAAGAG cATCAACACAATCTTGGGTTACCTCCCCAAACAGAGACGGACTGGTTTGTTTTCAGCAACTCAGACAGATGAAGTTGAAGCACTTATTAGGGCGGGACTTAGGAATCCAGTCAGGATTGTTGTCAAAGAAAAGAACACTTCATCTACT GATGTGAGACGAACACCTGTAACTCTAACAAACTACTATGTG gTTAGCCCAAGTGATGAGAAGTTCAGGTTGTTGGTTGCTTTTCTTCGAAAGTACAGA GACCAGAAACACATGGTTTTCTTCAGCACATGTGCTTGTGTGGAGTACTTCACTGTGGCTCTTCAAGCTCTAGTACGGAATACCACCATCCTCTCGCTACATGGAAAGATgaaacaaaagagaaatagTATCTTTAGTCAATTCAGGGAACTTACTAG TGGCATTCTGGTATGTACTGATGTGATGGCGAGAGGGGTCGATATCCCAGAGGTCCATTGGGTTCTACAGTACGACCCGCCAACCAGTGCAAG TGCCTTTGTACATAGATGTGGAAGAACAGCTCGTATTGGCAATACAGGCAATGCTTTGGTGTTCTTACGACCTTCAGAGGATTGCTACATTGAGTTccttaaaataaatcaaaag gTTCACTTAGAGCCTTATGAGAAGATAGATGAACTTGAAGTAGTGGATGTTCTTCCTAAGTTGAGAAAACTAGCAACTAAAGACAG AGCTTTATTTGAGAAAGGAACAAGAGCTTTTGTCTCCTTCATCCAATCATACGCAAAGCATGAGTGCAGTCTTATCTTCAGAGTCAAAG AGCTTGACATTGCAGCGCTTGCCAGAGGCTTTGCTCTCCTACGACTTCCTCGAATGCCAGAGCTGAAAGGGAAGAACTTCCCAGACTTTGAACCAACAGAAGTAGACTACAATTCAATACCTTACAA GGATAAGAATAGGGAGAAGCAgaggaaacaaaaacaaaagctGATTGAAGAAGGAGTTATCTCACCCCACTCAGGGAAAAGGCAAAGAAGG GGTAAAAGTGTAGCATGGTCAAAGAACAAAGagcagaaagaaaagaaaagagagaggaagcaGAAAAAAGAAGCTgccaaaaagagaaaacaacAG tttgatgAAAACGATCTCAATGAGTTGGCAGATGACGTTCGTCTCCTGAAGAAACTCAAGAAAGGAAAG atAAGCAAAGAGGACTTTGACACCAACTTTGGAGTAGATGGTGAGGATTCATCAGCGCGGCAAAAGGAAAGCATGGCCGACAAAACATGA